From Bacillota bacterium, one genomic window encodes:
- a CDS encoding HD-GYP domain-containing protein: MVRFVPIRELQPGSVVARAIVGLNGAPLARDGVALSEELIGRLEAMGFPGAYVDDPQALLPDKPELMADATRAAVMNRVWHTFRELEQGSAREYGELASRLSAIIEDALSVPHVLDNLTDLRSHDVYTFGHSVNVAALSLLIGHDLGLSPEQLHTLALGALLHDIGKIAVPVEILRRPGPLSDEQWRRIVDHPRVGYDILRLYYGFSLAICHIAYQHHERLDGSGYPRGLRGDAIQRYARIVAVVDLFDAMRTERVYRPSIPVHQVREEIRRGRGTAFAPDVVDSLLRRVAPYPVGTAVRLSTGEVGVVTEVPLDSRDRPVVRVLMSPSGEAVEGVVVRRLAEHANVAIERVLPGLGKDMAHGESA, encoded by the coding sequence ATGGTGCGTTTCGTGCCTATTCGCGAGCTGCAGCCCGGGTCCGTGGTAGCGCGCGCCATCGTCGGCCTGAACGGCGCACCGCTGGCGCGGGACGGCGTCGCGCTGTCGGAGGAGCTCATCGGCCGCCTGGAGGCGATGGGCTTTCCCGGCGCGTACGTCGACGACCCGCAGGCGCTGCTGCCCGATAAGCCCGAGCTCATGGCCGACGCCACGCGGGCCGCGGTAATGAATCGGGTCTGGCACACCTTTCGAGAGCTCGAACAAGGCAGCGCACGGGAGTACGGAGAGCTGGCGAGTCGCCTATCCGCCATCATCGAAGATGCGCTGTCCGTTCCGCACGTGCTCGACAACCTGACGGATTTGCGCAGCCACGACGTCTATACGTTCGGCCACTCGGTCAACGTGGCGGCGCTGTCGCTGCTCATCGGCCACGACCTGGGCCTGTCGCCCGAGCAGCTGCACACGCTGGCCCTCGGCGCGCTGCTGCACGACATCGGCAAGATCGCCGTGCCGGTCGAGATCTTGCGCCGGCCGGGCCCGCTCAGCGACGAGCAATGGCGGCGCATCGTCGATCATCCCCGCGTGGGCTACGACATCCTCCGCCTCTACTACGGCTTCAGCCTCGCCATTTGCCATATCGCATACCAGCACCACGAGCGGCTGGACGGCAGCGGCTATCCCCGCGGCTTGCGGGGCGACGCCATCCAGCGCTACGCGCGCATCGTGGCGGTCGTCGACCTTTTTGACGCCATGCGAACGGAGCGCGTCTACCGCCCCAGCATCCCGGTGCACCAGGTCCGGGAAGAAATCCGGCGGGGCCGCGGGACGGCGTTTGCTCCGGACGTGGTAGACAGCCTGCTGCGGCGGGTCGCGCCGTACCCGGTGGGCACTGCCGTGCGGCTGAGCACGGGCGAGGTGGGCGTCGTCACCGAGGTGCCGCTGGATTCCCGGGACCGGCCCGTCGTGCGGGTGTTGATGAGTCCGTCGGGGGAGGCCGTGGAGGGCGTCGTGGTGCGGAGGCTGGCCGAGCACGCGAACGTCGCCATCGAGCGGGTGTTGCCGGGCCTCGGGAAGGATATGGCGCATGGCGAGTCCGCGTGA
- a CDS encoding YraN family protein: MASPREPARRGRAAEEAAAALLQQQGWQILRRNYRTRRGEIDLIARDGATIVFVEVKARRAGETSSLEAVDARKRRRIVRAALEFLASRRLRGVAVRFDVVTVVLGCDGRPQAARVLKNAFAADE; the protein is encoded by the coding sequence ATGGCGAGTCCGCGTGAGCCCGCGCGGCGGGGCCGAGCCGCGGAAGAGGCGGCGGCTGCGCTGCTGCAGCAGCAAGGCTGGCAAATCTTGCGCCGCAACTATCGCACGCGGCGGGGCGAGATCGACCTGATCGCCCGCGACGGCGCCACTATCGTGTTCGTTGAGGTAAAGGCGCGGCGCGCCGGCGAAACGAGTTCGCTGGAAGCCGTGGATGCGCGCAAGCGGCGGCGCATCGTGCGGGCGGCGCTGGAGTTTCTGGCGTCCCGCCGGCTGCGGGGCGTCGCCGTGCGCTTCGACGTCGTCACCGTGGTGCTCGGTTGCGACGGGCGCCCGCAGGCGGCGCGCGTGCTGAAGAACGCGTTCGCGGCCGACGAGTAG